One genomic region from Arthrobacter sp. FB24 encodes:
- a CDS encoding Stk1 family PASTA domain-containing Ser/Thr kinase, which translates to MQDKVSDPLVGTLVDNRYRVQSRLARGGMSTVYLATDQRLERDVALKVLHPHLVNDGNFLDRLGREAKAAAKLSHAHVVGVLDQGSDGHTAYLVMEYIKGHTLRDVIKEKGALSPRLALALIDPVVEGLGAAHAAGLIHRDIKPENVLIADDGRIKVGDFGLARAVTTSTSTGALIGTVAYLSPELVLGRQADARSDIYSVGIMLYEMITGSQPFDGDVPIQVAYQHVNSSVEAPSAVVPGLAAEVDELVQWCTARDPEQRPVDGNALLSELRHIRTNLTDAELDLQPPAAIAAVAHAPSELRPPAHPPTSRPSEARSPARQDQTEILSAGQHPTEIINRQSNPTTVLSAGRRPGQFGALAAPAEPEPAFGDPGDDGPDTAVPLSKRAQRKLDREAARAESKAASTPVRSLREGNPRRRGLLWIIILVIAALLATGAGWFFGMGPGSPGTIPRVANKTVAEAQQLLGTAGFQSTTKDVFDDDIRAGLVVGTEPEAGREIRKFQMVSLFVSKGPQLFPLPGVSGKSLDEAKNQLNSAEMALGTVTETYSETEPAGTILAQDPAAGTPARRGTPVSLTVSKGPEPIPVPDMRGQEQGAAVKALEAAGLKAVISPETVNDKKVPKGAVVAQEPSNGTLTRGATVTLTVSKGPKLVNVPSYIGKQANDARKALEKLGFEVRVNNILGGFFGTVRDQDPVDTQVPEGSVVTLTVV; encoded by the coding sequence GTGCAGGATAAAGTGTCGGACCCCCTCGTTGGAACGCTGGTGGACAACCGTTACCGGGTTCAGTCCAGGCTGGCGCGCGGCGGAATGTCCACCGTTTACCTGGCGACGGACCAGCGGCTGGAGCGCGACGTCGCACTGAAGGTCCTCCACCCGCACCTGGTCAATGACGGTAACTTCCTGGACAGGCTGGGCCGTGAGGCCAAAGCTGCGGCCAAGCTGTCCCACGCCCACGTGGTGGGCGTCCTTGACCAGGGCAGCGACGGCCACACTGCCTACCTGGTGATGGAGTACATCAAGGGCCACACGCTCAGGGACGTCATCAAGGAGAAGGGGGCGCTGTCTCCCCGGCTGGCACTGGCACTGATCGACCCCGTCGTTGAAGGGCTGGGAGCGGCGCACGCCGCAGGACTCATCCACCGGGACATCAAACCGGAAAACGTCCTGATCGCCGACGACGGCCGAATCAAAGTCGGTGACTTCGGGTTGGCCCGTGCGGTCACCACCTCAACGAGCACCGGGGCGCTGATCGGCACCGTCGCCTACCTGTCACCGGAGCTCGTTCTCGGCCGGCAGGCGGACGCCCGCAGCGACATTTACTCCGTGGGCATCATGCTGTACGAAATGATCACCGGCAGTCAGCCCTTCGACGGCGACGTCCCCATCCAGGTGGCCTACCAGCACGTGAACTCCTCCGTGGAGGCCCCTTCGGCGGTCGTTCCGGGGCTGGCAGCTGAAGTCGACGAGCTGGTGCAGTGGTGCACGGCAAGGGATCCCGAACAGCGCCCGGTCGACGGCAATGCACTCTTGTCCGAGCTCAGGCATATCCGGACCAACCTGACCGACGCCGAACTGGATCTTCAGCCCCCGGCAGCGATCGCCGCCGTAGCCCATGCTCCTTCGGAGCTCCGCCCGCCTGCGCACCCGCCGACCAGTCGTCCCTCCGAGGCACGGTCCCCGGCGCGCCAGGACCAGACGGAGATCCTATCGGCCGGACAGCATCCAACGGAAATCATCAACCGCCAAAGCAATCCCACCACGGTGCTGTCGGCCGGGCGCCGGCCGGGCCAGTTCGGTGCACTGGCCGCCCCGGCAGAGCCGGAGCCCGCCTTCGGGGATCCGGGCGACGACGGGCCGGACACTGCGGTTCCGTTGAGTAAGCGTGCGCAACGCAAGCTGGACCGCGAGGCCGCCAGGGCGGAGTCCAAAGCAGCATCCACTCCGGTGCGCTCGCTTCGCGAAGGCAACCCGCGTCGCCGCGGCCTTCTGTGGATCATCATCCTGGTGATCGCAGCTTTGCTCGCCACCGGCGCCGGCTGGTTCTTTGGCATGGGACCCGGCTCCCCGGGGACCATTCCCCGGGTGGCCAACAAGACCGTCGCCGAGGCCCAGCAACTGCTCGGAACAGCTGGATTCCAGTCCACCACGAAGGATGTCTTTGACGACGACATCCGGGCAGGCCTCGTCGTGGGCACCGAACCTGAAGCCGGCCGGGAAATCCGCAAGTTCCAGATGGTGTCGCTGTTCGTGTCCAAAGGCCCGCAGCTCTTTCCGCTGCCCGGAGTGAGCGGCAAATCGCTGGATGAGGCAAAGAACCAACTCAACAGCGCCGAGATGGCCCTGGGGACCGTCACAGAGACGTACAGCGAAACTGAGCCGGCGGGTACCATCCTCGCCCAGGACCCCGCAGCGGGCACTCCGGCCAGGCGCGGCACGCCCGTCAGCCTCACTGTCTCAAAGGGGCCCGAACCCATTCCTGTACCAGACATGCGCGGACAGGAACAAGGCGCCGCAGTCAAAGCGCTGGAGGCCGCGGGGTTGAAGGCTGTGATCTCACCCGAAACGGTAAACGACAAGAAGGTCCCCAAGGGCGCCGTGGTGGCCCAGGAGCCATCCAACGGCACCCTCACCAGGGGTGCGACGGTCACCCTTACGGTATCGAAGGGGCCCAAGCTCGTGAATGTGCCCAGCTACATCGGCAAGCAGGCCAATGATGCACGCAAGGCGCTGGAGAAGCTCGGTTTCGAGGTCCGCGTCAACAACATCCTGGGCGGTTTCTTCGGAACCGTGCGGGACCAGGATCCGGTGGACACCCAAGTGCCCGAAGGTTCCGTCGTCACCCTCACCGTCGTCTGA
- a CDS encoding lytic transglycosylase domain-containing protein, which translates to MTTPRSPKQHTRPSLPMIAATTAALPAVVLSSLAIAQPAAAESRPRTVPATLAAAIQAQEAALKAGVIPAASVSTALPASLRPAQPSAPAEYTIARGDTISGIAGRYGLDTNAILKLNNLQANTIIYPGQKIKLTGSAAAPSAPAAKPEAPAPASTAGSVYTVKSGDTLGAIAARHGVKLSEVLSWNGLNMNSIIYPGQKIKIGSGQAPAPAPAATPAPAPAPAANSGSYTVKSGDTLSAIAAKHGVKLSDILSANKLTMTSVIFPGNKLVIPGASIQPAASVTPLVPSSFLGFTYPAAVVSSANQNKALLNSSPVPTREQMKSIVADTARRMGVDPSLALAFAYQESGFDQRAVSPANAIGTMQVIPTSGEWASDLVGRKLNLLDPYDNATAGVAIIRQLIRTSKDLDNAIAGYYQGQYSVSKNGMFDDTKAYVAAIKAHKKNFS; encoded by the coding sequence ATGACGACGCCCCGATCGCCAAAGCAGCACACCAGGCCGAGCCTGCCCATGATTGCGGCAACCACGGCCGCCCTCCCGGCGGTCGTCCTTTCCTCGCTGGCCATCGCCCAGCCGGCGGCGGCTGAATCCCGCCCGCGGACCGTGCCGGCGACCCTCGCGGCTGCAATACAGGCCCAGGAAGCCGCCCTGAAGGCCGGAGTCATTCCGGCAGCCTCGGTTTCGACGGCCCTCCCCGCATCCCTGCGGCCCGCCCAGCCCTCCGCACCGGCCGAATACACCATTGCCCGCGGTGACACCATCAGCGGCATTGCGGGTCGCTACGGCCTGGACACCAACGCCATCCTGAAGCTGAACAACCTGCAGGCGAACACCATCATTTATCCGGGGCAGAAAATTAAGCTGACCGGTTCGGCGGCGGCCCCCTCCGCTCCCGCGGCCAAGCCGGAGGCTCCCGCTCCTGCCAGCACCGCCGGCAGTGTCTACACCGTTAAGTCCGGCGACACGCTGGGCGCCATTGCGGCACGGCACGGCGTCAAGTTGTCCGAGGTGTTGAGCTGGAACGGCCTCAATATGAACTCCATCATCTACCCGGGCCAGAAGATCAAGATCGGCAGCGGCCAGGCACCGGCTCCCGCGCCGGCGGCTACCCCCGCTCCGGCACCGGCTCCGGCGGCCAACTCGGGCTCCTACACCGTGAAGTCAGGCGATACCTTGTCCGCCATCGCCGCAAAGCACGGGGTCAAGCTGTCAGACATCCTGTCCGCGAACAAGCTGACCATGACCAGCGTTATCTTCCCGGGCAACAAGCTGGTCATCCCCGGCGCCTCGATCCAGCCGGCAGCCAGCGTTACTCCCCTGGTGCCGAGTTCCTTCCTCGGATTCACGTACCCGGCTGCCGTGGTCTCCTCCGCCAACCAGAACAAGGCACTGCTCAACTCGTCGCCCGTGCCCACAAGGGAGCAGATGAAGTCGATCGTCGCGGACACCGCGCGTCGGATGGGCGTGGATCCCTCGCTTGCCCTTGCCTTCGCCTACCAGGAGTCAGGCTTCGACCAGCGCGCAGTCTCGCCGGCCAACGCCATCGGCACCATGCAGGTCATCCCGACGTCGGGCGAATGGGCCTCTGATCTCGTGGGCCGCAAGTTGAACCTGCTCGATCCCTACGACAACGCAACCGCAGGCGTGGCCATCATCCGCCAGCTGATCCGCACCAGCAAGGACTTGGACAACGCCATCGCCGGCTACTACCAGGGCCAGTACTCCGTCAGCAAGAACGGCATGTTCGACGACACGAAGGCATACGTCGCAGCGATCAAGGCGCACAAGAAGAACTTCAGCTAA
- the rsmH gene encoding 16S rRNA (cytosine(1402)-N(4))-methyltransferase RsmH gives MSDPNQPKPTSERHVPVLKDRCINLLAPGIEAARQRGETPVVIDATLGMGGHSEALLQRFPDLHLIGIDRDEEALALAGERLKPFADRTDLVHAVYDEIPDVLRDLGVSEVHGVLMDLGVSSLQLDERERGFAYSFDAPLDMRMDTSRGQTAADVVNNYSEEDLVRIIRKWGEEKFAGRIANRIVAAREAKPFATTGELVDTIRAVVPAGAAKTGGHPAKRTFQALRIEVNEELDVLERAVPAAVDALAMGGRVVVMSYHSLEDKIVKKVFQTGSKSSAPLGFPVELEEHKPELKTLTKGTEVPTADEIAENPRAASARLRAVERIRARRAA, from the coding sequence ATGAGCGATCCCAACCAGCCAAAACCCACGTCCGAACGCCATGTACCGGTCCTCAAGGACCGGTGCATCAATTTGTTGGCCCCGGGAATCGAAGCGGCCCGCCAGCGGGGCGAGACGCCCGTGGTCATCGACGCAACCCTGGGAATGGGCGGCCACTCCGAAGCCCTGCTCCAGCGGTTTCCGGACCTCCACCTCATCGGGATCGATCGCGACGAAGAAGCGTTGGCCCTCGCCGGGGAGCGTCTGAAGCCCTTCGCGGACCGGACCGACCTGGTCCACGCTGTTTACGACGAGATCCCGGACGTTCTCCGGGATCTTGGCGTTAGCGAAGTCCACGGGGTCCTCATGGACCTGGGGGTTTCCTCTCTGCAGCTGGACGAGCGCGAACGAGGTTTTGCCTACTCCTTTGATGCGCCCCTGGACATGCGAATGGACACCAGCCGCGGCCAGACCGCCGCTGACGTGGTCAACAATTACAGCGAAGAGGACCTGGTTCGGATCATCCGCAAGTGGGGTGAAGAGAAGTTCGCCGGCAGGATCGCCAACCGCATCGTGGCGGCACGCGAGGCGAAGCCGTTCGCCACCACCGGTGAACTGGTAGACACCATCCGGGCGGTCGTTCCGGCCGGCGCGGCAAAGACCGGGGGACACCCGGCCAAACGGACCTTCCAGGCCCTGCGGATCGAAGTCAACGAAGAACTTGATGTCCTGGAGCGTGCGGTGCCCGCCGCTGTGGATGCACTCGCCATGGGGGGCCGCGTCGTGGTCATGTCCTACCACTCTCTGGAGGACAAGATCGTCAAGAAAGTCTTCCAGACCGGCTCCAAGTCCTCAGCGCCGCTGGGTTTCCCGGTGGAACTGGAAGAGCACAAGCCCGAGCTCAAGACCTTGACCAAAGGCACCGAGGTGCCCACGGCAGACGAAATCGCCGAAAACCCACGTGCAGCATCCGCCCGGTTGCGCGCCGTTGAACGAATCAGAGCCAGGAGGGCCGCATGA
- a CDS encoding Rv2175c family DNA-binding protein, whose translation MSTVESLVGEWLPLPDVAEMMNVSITKVHGLLDEKALVALRVGERRIRSVPADFMQDGHPVESLKGTVVVLSDAGYTDEELITWLFTPDESLRGRPIDALREGRKTEIRRRAQSLAW comes from the coding sequence GTGAGTACTGTAGAAAGCCTTGTAGGCGAATGGCTGCCGCTGCCCGACGTTGCAGAAATGATGAACGTTTCCATCACTAAGGTCCATGGATTGCTGGACGAAAAGGCGCTGGTGGCCCTCAGGGTCGGCGAACGCCGGATCAGGTCCGTTCCCGCCGACTTTATGCAGGACGGCCATCCGGTAGAGAGCCTGAAAGGCACAGTCGTGGTCCTCTCGGACGCCGGCTATACCGATGAAGAACTCATTACCTGGCTTTTCACCCCGGATGAATCTCTGCGGGGCCGTCCGATTGATGCGCTGCGCGAAGGCCGGAAGACCGAAATCCGCCGCCGCGCCCAGTCCCTCGCCTGGTAA
- a CDS encoding polyprenyl synthetase family protein, with translation MTVAEQLRLEQTAFVAAVAGKLNDFLATRQSVMSAISQDIDPLMGSISNLVTGGKRLRALMCYWGWRGAGGEAAATEVVTAGSALELFQAAALIHDDIIDRSDTRRGGPSVHRRFSQLHEDQGWALDSERFGHAAAILTGDLCLSFSEETFTDIGEAAASGSQARLIFNLMRAEVMAGQYLDILEEVAGPMRDRAGAVSRAQSIIRFKSAKYSTEHPLALGGALAGASDELLRGYSAFALPLGEAFQLRDDVLGVFGDPVTTGKPAGDDLREGKRTVLVAFALDQASPEESRFLDAKLGSPDLSDDDVEEIRRIIVDCGALQATEVLIEEFGRAAFAELDLLPLDDLPKTALRKLAEATVSRAA, from the coding sequence GTGACGGTCGCAGAGCAGCTGCGCCTGGAGCAGACGGCATTCGTAGCCGCCGTCGCCGGCAAGCTCAACGACTTCCTGGCCACACGCCAGTCCGTGATGTCCGCCATTTCACAGGATATTGATCCGCTGATGGGCTCCATCTCCAACCTGGTGACCGGCGGTAAGCGGCTTCGTGCACTGATGTGCTACTGGGGCTGGCGCGGCGCCGGCGGAGAGGCTGCTGCCACCGAGGTGGTCACTGCCGGATCCGCCCTGGAGCTTTTCCAGGCGGCAGCGCTGATTCATGATGACATCATCGACCGCTCGGATACCCGGCGCGGAGGCCCCAGCGTGCACCGCCGGTTCAGTCAGCTGCATGAAGACCAGGGCTGGGCCCTGGACAGCGAACGGTTCGGCCATGCCGCAGCCATCCTGACCGGCGACCTCTGCCTCTCCTTCAGCGAAGAAACGTTCACGGACATAGGCGAAGCGGCAGCGTCGGGAAGCCAGGCCAGGCTGATCTTCAACCTGATGCGGGCCGAAGTGATGGCGGGTCAGTACCTTGACATCCTGGAAGAAGTCGCCGGTCCCATGCGCGACCGGGCGGGAGCCGTCAGCAGGGCCCAGTCAATAATCCGGTTCAAGTCGGCGAAGTACTCGACGGAGCACCCGCTCGCCCTGGGAGGTGCCTTGGCAGGTGCTTCCGACGAATTGCTTCGCGGCTATTCAGCGTTCGCCCTGCCGCTCGGGGAAGCCTTCCAGCTCCGGGACGACGTACTCGGTGTGTTCGGTGATCCGGTTACCACCGGTAAGCCCGCTGGCGATGACCTGCGGGAAGGGAAGCGTACGGTCCTGGTTGCCTTCGCCCTGGACCAGGCTTCCCCGGAGGAGTCCCGTTTCCTCGATGCGAAGCTCGGAAGCCCGGACCTGTCCGATGACGACGTGGAGGAAATCCGGCGCATCATTGTGGACTGTGGCGCGCTCCAGGCTACTGAAGTCCTCATTGAGGAATTCGGCCGAGCCGCCTTCGCCGAACTGGACCTGCTGCCACTGGACGATCTCCCCAAGACGGCCCTGCGGAAACTGGCCGAGGCAACCGTTAGCCGCGCCGCCTGA
- the mraZ gene encoding division/cell wall cluster transcriptional repressor MraZ: MFLGTHSPRLDEKGRIILPAKFREELASGLVLTRGQERCIYVFSEREFGRIHEQMREAPISSKQTRDYIRVFLSGASDEVPDKQGRVTIPPALRAYAGLGRELAVIGAGSRAEIWDAQAWNEYLAEKETSFSETDDAIPGIF, from the coding sequence ATGTTTCTTGGCACTCATTCGCCGCGTTTGGACGAAAAGGGGCGGATCATCCTCCCAGCGAAGTTCCGCGAGGAACTTGCCAGCGGATTGGTACTCACCAGAGGCCAGGAACGCTGCATCTACGTCTTCAGTGAACGGGAATTCGGACGGATTCACGAGCAAATGCGGGAGGCGCCCATCTCCTCCAAGCAGACTCGTGACTACATCCGGGTTTTTCTCTCTGGAGCCTCGGACGAGGTACCTGACAAGCAGGGGCGCGTGACAATTCCTCCCGCACTCCGGGCATACGCAGGTCTTGGCAGGGAGCTTGCCGTCATCGGCGCCGGCTCCCGTGCGGAGATCTGGGATGCCCAGGCCTGGAACGAGTACCTGGCAGAGAAGGAAACCTCCTTCTCTGAAACCGACGACGCCATCCCGGGAATCTTCTGA
- the dinB gene encoding DNA polymerase IV, whose translation MHVDMDAFFVSVELRSRPELVGKPVIVGYPADRSVVLSASYEARKFGVKSAMPMAMAARICPSAVIIEPRHKLYYEVSAQLMAIFGSITDLVEPLSVDEAFLDVGGAIRRLGSPREIGAIIRRRVRDELGITASVGIAASKFVAKIASTRCKPDGLLLIGPDETVAYLHSLPVNALWGVGAKTGEVLARMGIRSVADVAATPPSALKKLLGASGEHVYRLSWGIDPRPVTPVRLEKSIGAEETFAVDTADDALLHRELLRLSHRTAERLRSTGMVARTISLKLRYTDFSTITRSRTVHAPVDSAQLIYAVTVQLLESLGPRAMTVRLVGVRAEQLEDAAQTSLQLSFDRRDDNWRAAEQALDRVAEKFGSKSVLPARLLDPNTAAD comes from the coding sequence ATGCATGTGGACATGGACGCATTTTTCGTCTCCGTGGAACTCCGGAGCCGTCCGGAACTGGTCGGAAAACCGGTCATTGTGGGTTATCCGGCGGACCGGTCGGTGGTGCTGTCCGCTTCCTACGAGGCCCGAAAATTTGGCGTCAAGTCTGCTATGCCCATGGCGATGGCTGCGCGCATCTGCCCCTCGGCAGTCATCATCGAGCCGAGGCACAAGCTCTACTACGAGGTGTCCGCGCAGCTGATGGCCATCTTCGGCTCGATCACGGACCTGGTGGAACCGCTGAGCGTCGACGAAGCCTTCCTGGACGTCGGCGGAGCTATCCGGCGGCTGGGGAGTCCGCGGGAGATCGGGGCGATTATTCGCCGGCGTGTGCGGGACGAACTCGGTATCACCGCGTCCGTTGGCATCGCCGCCAGCAAGTTCGTGGCCAAGATCGCGTCCACCCGCTGTAAGCCGGACGGTCTCCTGCTGATCGGGCCGGACGAGACCGTTGCCTACCTGCACAGCCTTCCCGTCAATGCGCTGTGGGGCGTGGGTGCCAAAACGGGGGAGGTGCTGGCACGCATGGGGATCCGCAGCGTGGCGGATGTTGCCGCAACCCCGCCGTCCGCACTGAAGAAGCTGCTCGGGGCGTCAGGCGAGCACGTCTACCGGCTGTCCTGGGGGATTGATCCGCGGCCTGTGACTCCGGTCCGCCTCGAGAAGAGCATCGGTGCCGAGGAGACGTTTGCCGTGGACACGGCCGACGACGCCCTCCTGCACCGGGAGCTGCTGCGGCTGTCGCACCGCACAGCCGAGCGGCTCAGAAGCACAGGAATGGTTGCCAGGACCATCTCCCTGAAGCTCCGCTACACCGATTTCTCCACCATCACGCGCAGCAGGACGGTGCATGCCCCGGTTGACAGTGCCCAGTTGATCTACGCCGTGACCGTTCAGCTCCTGGAATCGCTCGGCCCCAGGGCCATGACAGTGCGCCTTGTCGGCGTAAGGGCGGAGCAGCTAGAGGATGCAGCCCAGACCTCGCTGCAGCTGAGCTTTGACCGCCGCGATGACAACTGGCGGGCCGCGGAACAGGCCCTGGACAGGGTGGCGGAGAAGTTCGGTTCCAAGTCGGTGCTCCCTGCCCGGCTGCTGGACCCGAACACCGCCGCTGACTGA
- a CDS encoding DUF3040 domain-containing protein, translated as MPLSEHEQKLLEQLEKQLHEDDPKFANSMGSDPGRNWSTRHIVIGVLATLAGVLLLLVGVSLQSIFVGVLGFIVMGAGVYFATMRSSAAGKAKPAGGKKAGKGRSSFMSGLEERWDERRRGEP; from the coding sequence ATGCCGCTCTCGGAGCACGAACAGAAGTTGCTCGAGCAGTTGGAGAAGCAGCTGCACGAGGACGATCCGAAGTTTGCCAACTCGATGGGATCGGATCCGGGCCGTAACTGGTCCACACGCCACATAGTCATAGGCGTGCTGGCCACCCTGGCCGGTGTCCTCCTCCTGCTGGTGGGCGTATCACTTCAAAGCATTTTTGTTGGTGTCCTCGGATTTATCGTGATGGGAGCCGGAGTCTATTTCGCAACGATGCGTAGTTCCGCTGCCGGCAAAGCCAAACCGGCCGGAGGCAAGAAGGCCGGCAAGGGGCGCAGTTCGTTTATGAGCGGCCTGGAAGAACGCTGGGACGAACGCCGCCGCGGCGAACCGTGA